The Pirellulales bacterium genome contains a region encoding:
- a CDS encoding TolC family protein, giving the protein MPPFAHLQPRAWLSGLLILSIGLAGCARNQDQVKFNHDAFQHYQRVATRVEYPDQHCTPPPPDTGPPVTINAQPLAFWDLPLEQAVQLCLQNSRVMRDLGGFVLRSPATTRSIHTPAIAELDPRFGVEAALSEFDATFAARTSWEKNDRALNNLLLGGGTNFFKQDLGIAQAQLQKRAASGTLFTARHNIDYDANSAPANIFGSAWNANFEAEVRQPLLQNAGSLFNRTAGPNSTPGYYTGVLLARTNTDTAIADFELGVRDLVSNVENAYWDLYFAYRDLDAKIAARDAALESWRRVQALNQTGRKGGEAEREAEAREQYFRFEEEAQNALTGRLVDGTQTNNGSSGGTFRATSGVHLAERRLRLIIGLPISDGRLIRPADQPKMSKVVFDWDQALQESLVRRAELRKQSWIIKRRELELVAARNFLLPNLDATGRYRWRGFGKNLLDPNSVGVGPFDNAYDNLFGGDFQEWQLGMELNMPLGFRRGYAALRHAQLQLARDRAILHEQERDVQLGLSNAIAEVERAYMVAQTNYNRRVAAKEQLVAVEVAFEADKAPLDLLLDAQRRAAESESRFHGSLVDYSLAIKNVHFEKGTLLDHNEIFLAEGPWPTEALADAVRRDGKGKPPWPLNYVMRRGPAINDGPVPQDTEPHLLAATQPAGTEPPKAQPPATSGESVPPGKAAPPQPPANTAAPVRRVEPIPAPPTSPRVAAPAAVNPHIKTAKSVPAETQLIPSPAPLTHSPAQPGQFGNRTNVPAAPLGAATPNSMLNLPPPPAPVILRTTYAPLPNEPAERLPPVR; this is encoded by the coding sequence ATGCCCCCATTCGCACATTTACAGCCGCGCGCCTGGCTTTCTGGGCTGCTAATATTGTCGATCGGGCTGGCGGGCTGCGCGCGGAATCAGGATCAGGTCAAGTTTAACCACGACGCTTTTCAGCATTACCAACGGGTCGCCACGCGGGTGGAATACCCCGACCAGCATTGTACCCCGCCTCCGCCGGATACCGGCCCCCCCGTCACGATTAACGCCCAACCTTTGGCCTTTTGGGATTTGCCGCTGGAACAGGCGGTGCAACTTTGCCTGCAAAATTCCCGCGTGATGCGCGACCTGGGTGGCTTTGTGCTGCGCTCTCCCGCCACCACCCGCAGCATACACACCCCGGCCATCGCCGAACTTGACCCGCGGTTTGGCGTGGAGGCGGCATTATCGGAATTTGACGCTACCTTTGCCGCCCGCACCAGTTGGGAAAAGAACGACCGCGCGCTGAATAACCTGTTGCTAGGGGGCGGGACGAACTTTTTTAAGCAAGATCTAGGGATCGCCCAGGCGCAATTGCAAAAGCGGGCCGCCAGCGGCACGCTGTTTACCGCGCGGCATAATATCGACTACGACGCCAACAGCGCGCCGGCCAATATCTTTGGCAGTGCGTGGAACGCCAACTTTGAGGCCGAAGTCCGCCAACCACTGTTACAAAACGCCGGCTCCCTGTTCAATCGCACCGCCGGGCCAAATAGCACCCCCGGCTATTACACCGGTGTGCTCCTCGCCCGCACCAACACCGACACGGCCATCGCCGACTTTGAGTTGGGCGTGCGCGATTTGGTCAGCAACGTCGAAAACGCCTATTGGGATTTGTACTTTGCCTATCGGGACCTGGATGCCAAAATCGCCGCTCGCGACGCCGCGCTGGAAAGCTGGCGGCGGGTGCAGGCTCTCAACCAGACTGGCCGTAAAGGGGGCGAGGCCGAACGGGAAGCCGAGGCCCGCGAACAATACTTTCGCTTTGAGGAAGAAGCCCAAAACGCCCTTACGGGTCGGCTGGTCGACGGCACCCAAACCAACAACGGCAGCAGTGGCGGCACCTTTCGCGCGACGTCGGGCGTGCATCTGGCCGAGCGGCGGCTGCGGCTGATCATTGGCCTACCAATTAGCGATGGACGGCTAATCCGTCCCGCCGACCAGCCCAAGATGTCCAAAGTGGTGTTTGACTGGGACCAGGCGTTGCAAGAATCCCTGGTGCGGCGGGCCGAACTGCGTAAACAAAGCTGGATCATCAAACGCCGCGAACTGGAATTGGTCGCCGCGCGGAATTTCCTCTTGCCCAACCTGGATGCCACCGGGCGTTACCGCTGGCGCGGCTTTGGCAAGAACCTGCTCGATCCCAACAGCGTCGGCGTGGGGCCGTTTGACAACGCCTACGACAACCTCTTTGGCGGCGATTTTCAGGAATGGCAGTTGGGCATGGAACTAAACATGCCGCTCGGCTTTCGCCGGGGATACGCCGCTTTAAGGCACGCGCAACTGCAACTGGCCCGCGACCGGGCGATTTTGCACGAACAAGAACGGGACGTGCAACTGGGCCTCAGCAACGCGATTGCCGAAGTGGAGCGGGCCTACATGGTCGCCCAGACCAACTACAACCGCCGCGTCGCCGCCAAGGAGCAACTGGTGGCGGTGGAGGTGGCGTTTGAGGCGGATAAAGCCCCCCTGGACTTACTCTTGGACGCGCAGCGGCGGGCCGCCGAATCTGAAAGTCGGTTTCATGGGTCGCTGGTCGATTATTCGCTGGCGATCAAAAACGTCCACTTTGAAAAAGGGACGCTGCTCGACCATAACGAAATCTTTTTAGCGGAAGGCCCCTGGCCAACCGAGGCCCTGGCGGACGCCGTTCGCCGCGATGGCAAGGGCAAACCCCCCTGGCCGCTCAATTACGTCATGCGTCGCGGGCCCGCCATCAATGACGGCCCCGTCCCGCAAGATACCGAGCCGCATTTGCTGGCCGCCACGCAGCCAGCGGGAACAGAGCCACCAAAAGCACAGCCCCCCGCAACTTCAGGGGAAAGCGTCCCACCAGGGAAAGCGGCTCCTCCACAACCTCCGGCAAATACTGCTGCTCCTGTTCGTCGTGTGGAACCGATTCCCGCCCCCCCGACCAGTCCGCGTGTCGCGGCGCCTGCCGCGGTTAATCCGCATATTAAAACAGCAAAGAGCGTTCCGGCGGAAACACAACTCATCCCGTCCCCCGCCCCCTTAACGCATTCCCCGGCTCAACCGGGACAATTTGGCAATAGAACAAACGTGCCAGCGGCGCCATTAGGCGCGGCCACCCCGAATTCCATGCTCAATTTGCCGCCACCCCCCGCGCCGGTCATCCTGCGGACGACCTATGCCCCCTTGCCCAATGAGCCAGCGGAGCGCCTGCCGCCGGTGCGATAA
- a CDS encoding sugar phosphate isomerase/epimerase family protein — protein sequence MELGLINSAFAQAGQGTKFGLEQTKKIGFDTVDIFADPLDMDVRERRLIAETCEELGLPIRSVACVAVGLIDFNPSVQRFHLDRCRRYLDLCYEYRCANLLLVLGEYIWQQEVIPPPEQWRMGVDNVRALGEYAAQLDLKIALELEPFRLSLINDVDTILRFIGDVGLPNTVRANCDISHLSLMGVQPDQVARLKGLIEHVHLSDCNGRVHGDLPPGRGVVPIREYLAAIRDTGFDQTVSIELEYSPEPDKIVAWVAEAYDKTAEMLAELGVRG from the coding sequence ATGGAACTCGGACTGATCAATTCGGCGTTCGCCCAAGCGGGCCAAGGGACCAAATTTGGCCTGGAACAGACCAAGAAAATCGGTTTCGACACGGTCGATATTTTCGCCGATCCGCTGGACATGGATGTGCGCGAGCGGCGGTTGATCGCCGAAACATGCGAAGAGCTGGGCCTTCCCATCCGCAGCGTCGCCTGCGTGGCCGTGGGGCTGATTGACTTTAATCCCAGTGTGCAGCGGTTTCATCTGGATCGCTGCCGCCGGTATCTGGACCTGTGCTATGAATACCGCTGTGCGAATTTGCTCTTGGTCCTGGGGGAATACATCTGGCAACAGGAAGTCATTCCGCCGCCGGAGCAGTGGCGCATGGGCGTGGACAACGTCCGCGCGCTTGGCGAATACGCGGCGCAACTGGACCTAAAAATCGCCCTGGAGCTTGAGCCATTTAGATTGTCGCTGATTAATGATGTGGACACCATCCTGCGGTTTATCGGCGATGTGGGCCTGCCAAACACGGTCCGGGCGAACTGCGATATTTCGCACTTGAGCCTGATGGGCGTCCAACCGGACCAGGTCGCGCGGCTAAAGGGGCTCATCGAGCATGTGCATCTTAGCGACTGCAACGGCCGCGTGCATGGGGACCTGCCGCCGGGGCGGGGCGTGGTGCCGATCCGCGAATACCTGGCCGCGATCCGCGACACAGGTTTTGACCAGACGGTCAGCATCGAGCTAGAGTATTCGCCCGAGCCGGATAAAATCGTCGCTTGGGTGGCCGAGGCGTACGACAAAACGGCGGAAATGCTGGCGGAGTTGGGCGTGCGTGGCTAA